ATTTGGGAATAATGCAGAGCCAAATACTTACTTGGACAAGAGGACCTTTTCATCTGTAACATCTGTATGACGAAATTTGGGGGAGGATGACATTCgaagcctttatttttttctgactctcCTCTTTTGCAGTTTCTGTGGAGAGCACCTCATTGATAACCTCTGAAACTGCCGAAATCCCAGaccacagctgctcctctgaAGATCTTTGTTCGCTGGAAGTTCAAGGATCTCTCCgttcttcagatttttctccctcctgtACAAACTGCAAAGGGGCTACAGGCCAGAGCTGCAACAGTCTGGACTGCAGCACGCGCTGCAGGTTCCATAGAACTCGCTCAGAAGGTTTTCCTGATGAGGATGTCAGTTTGCACAGCAGAATCTCTATGGACAAGTCTCAAggacaggaaaatgaaaactctgCCCACTGCAGATCCTCAGACTGTTCCTCAGAGAATTTCAACCCCTCAGAAAGAGAACTGCAGAGTACTGCTCAAGAAGGCAGTGTCTCGTCacatttgaaacaaatgaaaatctgctGTGGGGTCTTTAGCCAGCCTTCTGTCCCTTCCCACACCGCTCCCTGTTTTGGGCCTGCAAATACTTCATCATATGCACGCAGTTCTGAGAGTGCTGTCCAGCAGCATCATGTTACAGAACACTGCATTTCAAATATTGTCCGATCAACCAGTGATCCTGTATCTTGTTCGTCTTATCTAGAAGGTACGTGTGGTACAACGAGGCCATGGAGTGTGCAACAAGTGAGGGGTGTTGGATTTATGCAATTGGTGCTGCTGGAAGTTATTGGAAACAATTTCCTGTGTTGACTTACCTGTGGGGAATTTAACTTCCATGCACAGCTTCTAGATTTGAAGTTTTTTAAGAACGGAAGTGGTAAAAAGCAACAGTGATGTTAATTTTGGATTTTCTGACTTGTGAAAAAAGGTCCTAGCCTTTCTGCACTTGTCAGAAAGCCATCTCCTGAGTAGATTCTTCCACCGCTCTGTTTCTGCTATACTGAGAAGCTAAACCAAGTGGTTGAACAGTTGCTGTGGTCTATTTGGGAAATGATTAATTGAGCTGTCGTGCTCTTAATACAGCAGGCTGTGTTTCCTGAAGGTGACACTGACATGGATGGTTGCATTGCAGATGCAGTCACAATGTGACTATATTGGACTGTATTGTGAAAGGTTTTAGAgtaggaaaggagaaatgaggCATACAGCAGGGTgatgaaagagaaggagagcTTGTGACTGTTGAAAATAAGCATCTGTTAAGAATCTCCTTTTAGACAAGTaagggagaagagaggaatTATTGGCTGAACACTGTatcttcataaaaatctgcttgTTAATGGAAAATATGTGTTTGATTTAGTGGGGAGTGGTTTGATCAAACAATAACAGGAATGTGGAAGTAGCATTTGAGAAGTACGGGTTTTATGAAGGGATATAAGCTGTTTGGAGAGGTTAACATGGAGAAGTGATTTGAAAGCAAAGATGAAGGCTTTGTAAGCTGTTAGGCAGGTTGTGCTGATACAGAAGCATTCACTGGGTTTTCTAAGGCATCTAAGGGAAGGACTGActacctcaaaaaaaaaaagtacacaaaATGCTGATATAGCTGGTTTTATGTAGAAGTGTTGATTCTGTTATGGTTTTTTCTGCATCATTATTCTTTTCCTATGAACTTCAGAGACCTCATACCTAGTTCAGTAATTGACTGAACTACCTTTAGAAATCTGGCCTCAGCATGCTGTCAAGGAAATGTAAATCTTTGATCTAGAAGTCAGTGCTTATTTTATGAAACTTAATCTGCTAGGATATATAGGTTCTATGAAGCTGTTGTGCAGACAGCAAGTAGGAATTTCAGAATCCTTTCTGCTGGGCCAAACACAAGAAGAACAGCTCTTTCTCTTCTAGATTACACTCTGCAAGTATTCCATATTGTGCTCCATATGCTCTTTGAGCAGTGTTTGACAGAGACATTAATGTAGGCAGCCATATCTATGTGCTCTAGCTGACTTCTGGGACACCTGCCATAACAGATgctctgcctttatttttacaTGTCCTAAATACATCCATCATCTCTTCTGGAGGAGTGGCATTATTTAATTAACCCTTATGGGAATTACTTTGATTCCAAGTTTCTAGTCCTGTATGAGCTGAGAATAAGAGTTGAACATTACAGAGATTTAACTGGGTTTAGCAAAGATTTTAATAACAATGCAGAGATGATTCTAGAAATCTTGATACGCATGTGGCAAAGGGGGATTATGGGAGTAACTTGCATGTCTGTGTTGGCCTagttgctgctctgtgtgtggaAGATGCCTTAATATGAAATGTTTGAGAGGCATTTGAGTTTAGATTTGATTTGcatctttatttcattaatatttttgaCATAGTAGGATTTACCAAAATTTTTGTCTGAAACTTTTCACTACTTTGCTCACCTTCCTCACTTTACCTTTTGTTGTCCATCATTTGGAAATCACTCAGATTGGAAGAGGCACAATTTACCACATACCAGCTGCTTGTGGCAGCTTCCAGATTTTTCACAACTGACTGCTGCTCTATGGATTCTAATTTcaaaattttgaaatgcttaGTAATACTTCTGATACTTCTGTGCTTGATTTTAAATACATAGATACGTATTAAAAATGCTTATAATTCTGTTGGCCATACATTATGTAATATTGCAGTTTTGGCAAGATAAAGCCTGTGCAGCAGTGAATGTATGGCACCAGTAACACTGACAGACATGGAAGATTGGGAGCACACTTAAGGTAGTTTGCAGGCTTAGATGTGTGATGGTATGAGTCAGGAGAGGCTAAAAGAAAGCGTACACCTACTGTGCATGCTGAGTTGGTGCTCTGTCTCACAACCATCTGTATGACTCCAGTGCAGTATGcagtgggaaggaaaatgaaagatgtaaTAGTGTCTTAATTTCTCACCACTTCTCTGTGTTTGTAGCATGTTTGCCTTTGTTGAATTGCTCTCTCTGCCAGAGAGGATTATGCCAGCTTTTCATGACAggcttttccagaagaaatggaaggaaaccTCTTCTATTATGCTAAGAAGTCTAAAATAGTTCTCAGTtctgaaaacagatgtaaaTAGGCGTAGCGTAAATGGGAGAGTTTACTTCATCTTGATTGTCAAAAGCTTGAGATCGCAAAGACTGTGCTGATGTGTATTGTGATCCTGTGGTCATTGATCTGTGCTAGCATCAGAGAAACACTCTCATTAGAGGGCAACTGTGTTTAGAGCTGTGTTCAGATGCTCTGTAACCATTTGTTATTAATTGGATCAGCAGTAACCATAGTGGTCAGCCTACCCATCAGTTTAATCTGTGGTGGATAGCGTTTGTTGTTcttcaaagaatgaaaatatattcatttaaaaaaaaatctgaacaaaagactatttttataggggaaaaaaaaggttcatctttcctgtttctccattatttgtttattttattttaaagataaacTATGTTCACCAAGAAAATACAGTGTGGTCTGAATTCTGCCCCTAGAAATCACTGAGCCTTCTGTAACTTCAGTACCTAGGCCCGAAATACGTTGGATGTGAGCTGCATAAGAGAGAAAACCATCAAGCATggaactgtatttttctgtctgtgtttaaTAACTGAAAGGACATTTCAGTACATAGTAGCTTCTCTTCATGAACGGACTGTTTGCAAGTAGTATTTCATCTGAGTAGATTCGTTCAGGAAAGGTAACGAGAAAAGatccaaatgtattttttccttgctttcaacAGATAACAGGGCTTGATTGTGCTCTTTTTTGGCTCTTTGTTTAAAGGTGATCATTGTGCCTGGAGTCCTATATGTAGACAGCATCAAGATGCAGGATCTTCAGCCACATTAGAAACAGGTGAGATCAGTTTTCTAAAGCAggtggatttctttttaaaaaagtaattagaTAAGCTTGTGATATAGACAATAAGATCAAGGAAATGTGAGGTAAAAGTCACTTTAACAACTGCTCAGTACATGCACAGTGTACAGCTCCGATGGAATCATATTTACATGCGTTCATAGAGCCCACCTACTGACAGAGTGCTGTTTTTGTACTGAATGTAGTGATTGGGTTTGTGTCACAGCAGACTGTGAAAAGGGAAAATTGATTGTTCCCACACCCAAGCATGAGGTGTGCATGCAAAATTTTCCCATTCTGTTACAGAGTTAGTTGCAGTGTTTTGGAAGCAGACTTTGATCACAAATCACGAGTGCTGTGACTGAAGCATTTTAGCTTAGTGTTTTTGCTGTCTCTATTTCTTGCTGATCTCTCATGTTCACTGTTCTTATTTGTGAGGTCTAACTAGAAGGGGAACTAGGTTCTTAAAGTCAGGCAAGCTAAAACACTGCAAATTACATGTATAACACTGCTTAGTTGGTGCTTCCCCTTACCATTAGTCTCAACTGAAATCCATTAAAGTAGACGTAACAAAAATGTTGGAAATCTATGAAGTACTTTAATTACACCCTCACTCACCTAAATACAGTCTTTCTTGCTCATGAGAGTAAATTGTAACCCAACTTCTGGTTAAAAATACCCATTTTTGGAGTGTTTTCTTGATTACATGTTGTtatctccaggaaaaaaaaaagcaccaaaaaaacaaagtaaaacctTTTGTAGCAATTCttgacttgcttttttttcttcttctttaaaaaaatcatcaaacTATTACTTTAAAGATAttcttcccccccttttttaGTTCCTGTTTCTGGTTCTCATATGGCTGCCTCTGCTTGTCAGCATTCTTTGAGCAGTTTCCTACCAACTGGAAAACAGAGGGATACAAGGAACATTGATCTACACTTAAAGCCAAAGGCTTTGCAAACAGTCTCAAAAGGACGACCACACTCTTTAGTGGACCTTAAGGCCTATAAAGATACAAAAATTTTAGTGGCAAAATTTTTGGAACATTCAAACTGTAATCTCCCTCCAGAAGTACGTCATGTAGTGAACAGTATACGATCAGTAATAAAATCTGATGAGAGACACATGGAAGAAGCCATCTTCAGTGCCAATATTATAGACCAGGTAGGCCACAAATGTTCTAAAGATTTGTTCGACTCTGATAGACACATATTGTATGGAAATGTTTTTacacttttaaatatttcaaagaattaTTACAGAAGTTCTTTTATAATAACATGGCTTCAGTAAGAAACTTCAGTAAGTAAGTAACTAACATTTATCAAGGGGTAATGTGTTACACGCTGAGGAAGTCGTAAATGTATTGAAAATTCCTCATCCAGACCCAGTGCTGGTAATACCCTCGCCATCTCCAGGGCGATTTTACACGTTGGTAATCATAACTTGCTATCGCCAAGGTCTTTTTACACCTGGGACATACTATTCCATGCATGCATTTGTGTTCATATACAGAGGTAAGGATTCCAGAACTGACAACTGACTTGGATCTGGTTTTTTCAGGCAGCTGTGTCTGTACAGCATAAGCTACTAGCTGAAAAGAAAGAGTGGATAAACAAGTAGAACCACAATCTATCGAAGCAGAACAGTGCAGTTATCCTTAAACCTGGCTAGAAGAATGACAATGATCCTTGctatttataagaaaaataactgataaTTTTGagcttttccaaatgaaagaaTAGTACGTCTTCTTACCACAAGATAGAGCAAAGCAGATGCAGGGCTTGGAAGGAGTTATAAAACAAAGGAATTAGTAGAGGCAGCAACTTTTATAATCTAATACATGTTTAATAATAAGTCATTTTTGGGGAAGGAAGGTGATAAATCACCTCTTGATAGTAGTGTTACCAGTGATAGATATAGAAATGAAATTCCTTTTATATGGCCAGGTTTGAAAAGCAAACTGTTCCTGACACTGACTGACTGTGTTCAGGTTGACAGAAGACTTTCCACAGATGTGAATTGATGATTAAGGGTGGACACCTGGGTCTGCTGGTTTTACCTTCTGAGATACTTAATATGTGTGGCATTAGTTTGCTGATCCCTAAATGGGGTAAATTTGCTAAGTATTTAAACAGCATATAATAACATTTAAACTGCATGTGAAGTAGCTTGAATTTTAGCAGGAAGCACGCACCATTTGCAGTCTTGCTGCAAGATTGCCTTTTGCTAACTATGAAGTAGAACAAAGATGGAGCATTGTATCATTTAACTCAAGTCACATTAGCAGAAAAGCAGTACTACCATGACATACTTAGAGTGACAGTATGGAATCaacttttaacatttttattctttacaaTATTTGCAGGCCATTAAATCCTCAGGGTtagaaagctgaaaacaaaaacaatatatttaaaaaaaaaacaccataattTCTCACAAAACTGGAGAGTGTGAAGGAACACAAGTGTTTATGTAGCTCATATAACTAGAAACTCATAGCACAGTTTTTACCCTGTGCACATCTCTTTGCTCCAAGGGGTCACATGTGTGGGGGTtttttcacagtaaagaaatcaTTTCAGGAAAGGTATTTTTTcaggcagaaaacagcattcTTTAATAAAAGTCCAGGCCATCCCAGCAGTCTACATAAGTGACAGGATTTTGGTGAAATGGCTGTGTAATTCGGATTTGTGAAGCAGGCTGATCATTCTTTAACTCCAAAATGTTTATCAGGCTTGCAAGGTTTTAGTTCTCTCCCACCTTCACCAAAGCATCTCTTTCTCCTAAGACAAACAGATGAGTTTAATTTACTCcag
This Lagopus muta isolate bLagMut1 chromosome 10, bLagMut1 primary, whole genome shotgun sequence DNA region includes the following protein-coding sequences:
- the ENTREP2 gene encoding protein FAM189A1 isoform X4, which encodes MLLSAVCVMLNLAGSILSCQNAQLVKSLEGCQLIKFDSDGVCVCCEMQHQTSGCSNLGEMLKLNPLQECNVVRLTLKDLLFSVCALNIISTIVCALATAMCCMQMVSSDLLQMFLPQRPHSANADCMTPHGTVLHQTLDFDEFIPPIPPPPYYPPEYTCTPVVEAQRSLHLEFPHSPFSALYEVTINSPGMLYPTELPPPYEAVIGETPASQVTGTDQQVSESSLGERNATLGFSTQVSVESTSLITSETAEIPDHSCSSEDLCSLEVQGSLRSSDFSPSCTNCKGATGQSCNSLDCSTRCRFHRTRSEGFPDEDVSLHSRISMDKSQGQENENSAHCRSSDCSSENFNPSERELQSTAQEGSVSSHLKQMKICCGVFSQPSVPSHTAPCFGPANTSSYARSSESAVQQHHVTEHCISNIVRSTSDPVSCSSYLEGDHCAWSPICRQHQDAGSSATLETVPVSGSHMAASACQHSLSSFLPTGKQRDTRNIDLHLKPKALQTVSKGRPHSLVDLKAYKDTKILVAKFLEHSNCNLPPEVRHVVNSIRSVIKSDERHMEEAIFSANIIDQVITSSQLGVNTSRKRLQEDLHLQSCGALSSPVAFLRRSRITRSLERDRPRSLIGVCQETSL
- the ENTREP2 gene encoding protein FAM189A1 isoform X2 produces the protein MLRDYVLLSGLIGVVSWKRPLSLVITFFMLLSAVCVMLNLAGSILSCQNAQLVKSLEGCQLIKFDSDGVCVCCEMQHQTSGCSNLGEMLKLNPLQECNVVRLTLKDLLFSVCALNIISTIVCALATAMCCMQMVSSDLLQMFLPQRPHSANADCMTPHGTVLHQTLDFDEFIPPIPPPPYYPPEYTCTPVVEAQRSLHLEFPHSPFSALYEVTINSPGMLYPTELPPPYEAVIGETPASQVTGTDQQVSESSLGERNATLGFSTQVSVESTSLITSETAEIPDHSCSSEDLCSLEVQGSLRSSDFSPSCTNCKGATGQSCNSLDCSTRCRFHRTRSEGFPDEDVSLHSRISMDKSQGQENENSAHCRSSDCSSENFNPSERELQSTAQEGSVSSHLKQMKICCGVFSQPSVPSHTAPCFGPANTSSYARSSESAVQQHHVTEHCISNIVRSTSDPVSCSSYLEGDHCAWSPICRQHQDAGSSATLETVPVSGSHMAASACQHSLSSFLPTGKQRDTRNIDLHLKPKALQTVSKGRPHSLVDLKAYKDTKILVAKFLEHSNCNLPPEVRHVVNSIRSVIKSDERHMEEAIFSANIIDQVITSSQLGVNTSRKRLQEDLHLQSCGALSSPVAFLRRSRITRSLERDRPRSLIGVCQETSL